One window of the Cryptomeria japonica chromosome 7, Sugi_1.0, whole genome shotgun sequence genome contains the following:
- the LOC131071195 gene encoding LOW QUALITY PROTEIN: peptide-N4-(N-acetyl-beta-glucosaminyl)asparagine amidase A (The sequence of the model RefSeq protein was modified relative to this genomic sequence to represent the inferred CDS: substituted 1 base at 1 genomic stop codon), translated as MWMSMIMFFMADGIRSTVNHAIIHSNNQAEKQNVSVFEYEYHPQVFFELNKPLDVSPVQNICSVMVLQHDFVYTYNKPPITAAYIPPKECMVKWSRAVLEWKATSKGRQFDRIAAVWLSGIEILRTSTAEPTKTGIEWTIEKDITKYSALLKTNQTLVVELGNLVDKTYTGIYRVNITFHFYKHPQQQDSLIPPYSSPADHILPISNSFPENGGYWFQIXNSSDINSRELQLPLNVYKAVLEIFVSFHENDESWYLNPPNDYIEANNLTNMPGNGAFREVVVLIDGVEVSAVWPFPVIFTGGLNPLFWRPVVAIGAFDLPTYDLEITPFVGKLLDGKNHTFGLRVTDALNVWLVDANMHLWVDDKSARTRGKLIKYDVPSFKPKLKSNFKGLNGFFKIYADRQISYTGWVESSHGNITTQFIQRLKYINKMSFKNNGDIQIVDQIIGTDTRLVVQTPSKVILSTQVSNSFPMYLYFASVEKGNGTSMQTANLSMAIKREMSTLTPSGSSFSSLHNCQDAQGYIYVNNSLVTSGLGSTQQTYNYQTTEGCYFRSLSVSNSTFFKDNEDNLCRTISKASRKRTKFDKPVEC; from the coding sequence ATGTGGATGTCTATGATAATGTTCTTTATGGCAGATGGCATTCGTTCTACAGTCAATCATGCTATCATTCACTCTAATAACCAAGCAGAGAAACAAAATGTAAGTGTTTTCGAATATGAGTATCACCCACAAGTGTTTTTTGAGCTTAATAAACCACTTGATGTTTCCCCCGTGCAAAATATATGTTCTGTAATGGTTCTGCAGCATGATTTTGTATACACTTACAACAAGCCTCCAATTACAGCTGCATACATACCACCTAAGGAATGTATGGTAAAATGGAGTAGAGCTGTCCTGGAATGGAAGGCAACATCCAAGGGCAGGCAGTTTGATAGGATTGCTGCAGTGTGGTTAAGTGGTATTGAGATTCTCAGGACCTCCACCGCAGAGCCTACGAAGACTGGCATTGAATGGACAATAGAGAAAGACATAACCAAATATTCTGCACTGTTGAAGACCAACCAGACCTTGGTTGTTGAGCTTGGCAATCTGGTTGACAAGACTTATACGGGAATTTACCGTGTTAACATCACTTTTCATTTCTACAAGCACCCACAACAGCAAGATAGTTTAATACCTCCATATTCCAGTCCAGCGGATCATATCTTGCCAATCTCAAATTCATTTCCTGAGAACGGTGGGTATTGGTTTCAGATATAGAATTCATCAGATATCAATTCGAGGGAATTGCAGTTGCCCTTGAATGTGTATAAGGCAGTGCTCGAAATTTTTGTATCTTTCCATGAGAATGATGAGTCGTGGTACTTAAATCCTCCCAATGATTACATTGAGGCCAACAATCTGACCAATATGCCAGGAAATGGAGCTTTCAGAGAGGTGGTGGTGCTTATAGATGGTGTAGAAGTTAGTGCCGTATGGCCTTTCCCTGTGATATTCACTGGAGGATTGAATCCTTTGTTCTGGAGACCTGTTGTAGCTATTGGGGCGTTTGATCTTCCTACTTATGACCTAGAAATCACTCCTTTTGTGGGGAAGTTGCTCGATGGAAAGAATCACACATTTGGCCTCAGAGTGACCGATGCTCTTAACGTTTGGCTTGTAGATGCAAATATGCATCTATGGGTGGATGATAAGAGTGCAAGGACAAGGGGGAAACTAATAAAATATGATGTTCCCTCATTTAAGCCCAAGCTGAAATCCAATTTCAAAGGTTTAAATGGGTTCTTTAAAATATATGCTGATAGACAGATATCTTACACAGGTTGGGTGGAATCATCTCATGGAAATATCACTACACAATTCATTCAAAGGTTGAAGTACATTAACAAAATGAGTTTCAAGAACAATGGGGACATACAGATTGTGGATCAAATCATAGGGACTGATACTCGCCTTGTCGTGCAGACACCATCAAAAGTGATACTTTCTACACAAGTTTCAAATTCATTTCCCATGTATCTGTATTTTGCATCAGTAGAAAAAGGGAATGGCACATCTATGCAGACTGCAAACCTTTCTATGGCAATCAAAAGGGAGATGTCCACTCTTACACCTTCTGGAAGTTCATTCAGTTCTCTCCACAATTGTCAAGATGCACAGGGCTATATATATGTTAATAACAGCTTAGTGACCAGTGGACTGGGAAGCACCCAACAGACATACAATTACCAAACTACTGAAGGCTGTTATTTTAGGAGCCTTAGTGTAAGCAACAGTACTTTTTTTAAAGACAATGAAGACAACTTATGTAGAACCATAAGCAAAGCATCTCGGAAAAGGACCAAATTTGATAAGCCAGTTGAATGTTAG